The genomic region TAATTTAATGGCTTCTGGGACTGCATGGGCACCTGGGTATCTCTTCAGTTGAGCGCCACCAGTCCTATTAGTCTCTCTACTACAGACctgtccaaccctgttcctggaaaacTACTGTCCTATAGGTTctgtccaaccctgttcctggataACTACTGTCCTATAGGTTctgtccaaccctgttcctggaaaacTACTGTCCTATAGGTTctgtccaaccctgttcctggataACTACTGTCCTATAGGTTCTGTCCAACTCTGTTCCTGGAAAAATACTGTCCTATAGGTTCTGTCCGAAACCAATTTAACAGGTGATTCAAGTAACTTGCTGCTTGCGAAGGTAAATCAGGACATTTACAATTGGAGTATTACAGAAACCCTGCAGGATGGTAAACCTATAGGAGCAGGGTTGGGAATGCCTGCTCCACTGTATAAAGTCACACCCAGTGACACCAGCAGTGATCTGTTGTTATTTTAaccaataaaaaatttaaaacaacaataaatagtGATTAACATGCATTTGatgaatagaaaaacaacataGAGTTGAATAGAGGGCTCTTCTAAATAAGAGTAATGTAATGGTTTTTGGGACTGGATGGGCACTTGGGTATCTCTTCAGTAGAGCGTCACCATTCCTGTTAGTCTCTCTACTGTAGACCTGTCCACCCCTACATTtccttcatacacacacaatacacaattaATGAGTGAACAAAATAGTGtttgtatgcctgtgtgtgtatgtaagaaCAGATGGATCCAGAGCTCTATGATCAGACCACTACCAAACTGGAACCCAGTGACACCAGCAGACATCTATCAGACACCCTGAACCTCCTCATATCCACCATGGAGAacacctctacctccaccagGTCAGACACCCTGAACCTCCTCATGTCCTCCATGGAGAacacctctacctccaccagGTCAGACACCCTGAACCTCCTCATGTCCTCCATGGAGAacacctctacctccaccagGTCAGACACCCTGAACCTCCTCATGTCCTCCATGGAGAacacctctacctccaccagGTCAGACACCCTGAACCTCCTCATGTCCTCCATGGAGAacacctctacctccaccagGTCAGATACCCTGAACCTCCTCATGTCCTCCATGGAGAacacctctacctccaccagGTCAGATACCCTGAACCTCCTCATGTCCACCATGGAGAacacctctacctccaccagGTCAGACACCCTGAACCTCCTCATGTCCTCCATGGAGAacacctctacctccaccagGTCAGACACCCTGAACCTCCTCATGTCCTCCATGGAGAacacctctacctccaccaggtcagaaacacagacagcctACATACCAACACACTCTGATCAATACCTGATAATCAAACTTAATGGATAAGattaatgttgtgtttttacagCGGTGAAAATAGAAATTGGGGAAACCTGCAATCCaattttttgtctttgtgtgtgtgttggtcatCTTTATGTcattgtctgtgtctgtgtgtgtgtgtgtgtgtctgtcatcattgtgtgtgtgtgtgagtatatgtgtCTGTCATcagcgtgtatgtgtgtgcgtgtttgtttgtgtcagtCATCAGTGTGTgtccttcattgcacatttagatttgccatttgtactgcatttgccttcattgcacatctatacattccacttgtaacatccactatacttaatacttgtacatttcctgccctcgtCTAtctgcacttctggttagatgttaactgcatttcattgtactgtacttgttcaatgacaatatagttgaatctaatctaatgaacAGGGTGAGGTTTTCCCTAaatacagatctaggatcaacTCCCCCTCATCCTCACCATTCATTAGGAAAATGCAAAACAGACCCCAGATCAGTTTCTCCAGCTAGATACAAGGACAGCCTTTTGGTGATGATCTGACTGATGGACATTTCCTTGTGTTGTTTAGTAATGACATAACAGCAGGCTTGTGGAAGGGAGGGACATTTGTTGACCGGTGTGACAGTAGAAATGATCTTGGGGAGGAGGTTCCACTATAGGGGTTCTTCAACTGTTCTCCTGCTGGTAGACGTTCCTCTGCTTCCTCCTGTGAGGAGGTCAGACCTTGGTTCTGCAGGTTCTCTGTTGCTCCCCAGGGATTCTTGTCCCTCCAGACTCCTATGTTGTGTTCATCCCAGTTGTCTTTCCTGAAGTGTTTCACTTGTTCACTTGGTTACAGTTTATTTAGTACAAATGACCATTTGTAGAGACCCTACAGATATTCACCCCATCAACAAACACAGTTCATGCTTGATaaggttcaggttagggttagaataacTGTTTATAGTTAGTGTTGGTGTTAGTagttaattgaaatgttattggtcGTCTGTAGACAGTCTGTAAAGCATCTACATATCAACTATCCAAATAAAGCCTCACTGTTCTCTATAATTAGTGAAACATGGCAACTCCCTCTGGCACATTAATTAGTTGGGGAGAACTGATGGGTTGAACACCTGAACCCAAATCAACTCTGATTCAGATTCCTCCTCCCtcacccacctccctccccctcctccttcaccctcctccctccttccttcatCCCTGAATTTTTAATTCTGTATTTCCTTCTtgccctctgtccctctcctctctcttgctcCTTTCTTCCTCGTcctccatctattctctccctctctcatctctgaatctctccatccatcctttcctcctccctctctccaccttccctctctccccctccctccttctcttctctctctcatcccttccaTCAATCTCTCATCCCTTCCATCAATCTCTCATCCCTTCAATCAATCTCTCATCCCTTCTCTCCATCCATGTCAATCTACTCCCTCCTTCCATGACAGTCTTCTCTCCCccctgtgtctccctccctcattcctccctccctttcctcttttcTCACTCCTCTATTTTATTTCttccttccatccttccctctgtctcttctcacttcctgtctcctccctgtgtctcctttctcctcttatTCAACCCCTTTCTCCCCTCTTtcactcctcccctccctgaCTCTCTCCTCCTTCATTTCTCCCTCTTCGCCCACGTCACTCCCCCCTCCTTCCATCccacctccctcactccctccctccatggaCAAAATAGAAACACATCAACTAACATCTAAATAGAACTAGATATTGTATATAGTGTTTACCTTGATTAGTTGAGTGAGACAGATGGGATTTGGAAGGGAGACCATATGAGACTAGTGATGCAGTAGTACAATAGTCTGACACATTACACATTATTTTAGAAGTACTTTATTTCTGAAAAGTAGTTAACAAAtgagtatttatatatatataaactaatatataatattttgctGCTGCTAAAAACACACATCAGAACAgagacacaacaaacacagTAATAAATGTAAGACATACAGTCTTTTTGTATAGTGATCTCTGTTGTTAATCACAAACCCATCGAAATTCAAGGGTGagaattcacattttattgaaagTATCACAGTAAGTGTTTCCTCTTGGCTGTTCAAATCAATATCAGTGTAAAGATGGTTGCTAGCTGGTAAATACATTGAAGGGGGTGTCTACCTGACACAGATATTATTTCCACTAAACTCCCCAAAGTACCCCCATGTTAAATGGTcaaagtaaacatttcacattaatGGGGTTGGCAGAGTGACCTActgagagagaatctaaacacagatgtttctgttgttctcattatctagacACATTTAACTTCctatgaaacatacattcatataattCTACACAAATCACATAGTATGGATACTAGAAACATCAACGGTCTCACATAAATGTTCTGATATTTCATATCCTTGCCAACTGTTCTCCATTCTGGATTTCTGGTTGTCTGatttaaaacagtcagtcagttacaTCTACAGGACAGATGACCAGTGGGTCTGATTCATTAGGATGGAAGAAAGGATATAGTTTCTCTGTGAAAGTTTGGTCACTGAAAGAGTAGATGTGACACCTGGCCTCCACATTGAAGAAGGAGACCTGTCCCTCCTCATAATCCACAAACACCCCCACCTTCTGGGGCTCCTCTCTCAGGGGGAGGATGATACGGGGGTCAGTGAGAGCCTGATACACTCCATCACACAGATTCACAGTCCAGAATCCAGACTCAGGACTCTCTGTAATTGCCCCCTTCTTCCTGTTGACTGACTCTCTGACCACTCCTAAAACCCATGCAGTCTTTCCCTTCACCTGAACCTCATAGTAGAATCTCCCTGAGGAGAAACCCTCCTTACCCAGGACACAGAGAGAACTATTAAACCTCTTTGGGTTGTCAGGGAGATCCTGTTTGGTGTCTCCAAGTCTCACTTGTTTCCCGTCATCAGACAGGATGAGATGTGGATGTGCAGTATCAGGGTCTAGAGTCACATCCACTGTGGAGAGAAACACTATGATAAATACAATGACATCATGACATCAACATCAGTGGAGAAAATACAAGTGGAGGACAACATTTACTGTGTTGATCTCTGACACATGAGTCTTCCAGTAGtagtggttcatgtgtggtttaggtagagataacagaacatccagtattagtggttcatgtgtggtttaggtagagataacagaacatccagtattagtggttcatgtgtggtttaggtagagataacagaacatccagtattagtggttcatgtgtggtttaggtagagataacagaacatccagtattagtggttcatgtgtggtttaggtagagataacagaacatccagtattagtggttcatgtgtggtttagttagagataacagaacatccagtattagtggttcatgtgtggtttaggtagagataacagaacatccagtattagtggttcatgtgtggtttaggtagagataacagaacatccagtattagtggttcatgtgtggtttaggtagagataacagaacatccagtattagtggttcatgtggggtttaggtagagataacagaacatccagtattagtggttcatgtgtggtttaggtagagataacagaacatccagtattagtggttcatgtgtggtttaggtagagataacagaacatccaggTCACATCTTTtgttaatatattatttatccTTATTTGATATATGACATATATGCTGACAGCTGTCAAAGACACATGACTGATGATCAAAGAACAACATTTAGGTAAATAAATGATAGTAAAGACAGGTTAATACTCTGTATTGTAGAGTATTTATGAGTTTAGACCAGATGGTCCAGAGGTCAGTATAAATACAGTCACATAGTAACTCTGGTggagagaaacacactgacCTGCATGTCTTCTGATGGctttaaaaactgaaatataaagAGAGTCAGTTGGTTATAACAATGATGAATGGTATTATAAACTACTGAGTATATATGTGCTCTTCAAACCAGTCTCATACTATGAAGAATAATAATTCCTTCTGATTGACATAATGGAAATACTGATGTTAACATACCAGcagtatacagtataatgaCAATAGGGCAGATTAAAGTGATTTTCCTTCATCTGTCAGGATATTTCAATGCTGCTGGTtgaaataacactgaaaataaTGGTGTTTTGTGTGGATTAAATGGCAGGAATTTCATCATGTTCAGATGGGACACGTTTTCTGTTGATTAAATCCTTACAGtcatgtgtgtgtaatattagaGACACTAAAACATCACTTATTCCAGTGTTTGTTCAGCTATATggtcacctgtgtgtgtgtgtaatattagaatcgtgtgtgtgtgtgtgatggttgtTTTACTAAGTTAGATAGTGTTGTTCAGAGAAGCCCTCCTTCAGCAGTATTGGGTAATGATAGGTAATAATGGGAAATCAAGGCTTTCTGAAGCAGATGAGGCTTTCTGAAGCAGCTGAGGCTTTCTGAAGCAGTTGAGGCTTTCGTCAAATTGGGCCAATTAACAATTCATTGTCTAGAGGCTTTTGAACTCACTGCACAGTGGAGACACCTGCTGGTCAGGAATAAATGTCACATGTTTATACTGTAAAGACGTATTTTCCACAACATCCTCCAAGACTTCATGGTCCGGTAGTTAGATGGGTGCTTTGTGAAGGGGAATTAGACTGTGTACAGAGGCgtcactaggatcacaatacattgaGGGCTTAGCCCACCGTCCCACCctgcccgggacagaaagtacagggttttaaTGTACACACAGAAAATATAGATGTACACGCAGAAAATATAGATGTAcacacagaaaatataaatgtacacgctagcggcctacacgtctacattgtcataatgcacattcagaattatatatgaataaatcaggggatatttttttattattatttttgttccatttgagatccggggctattcataaaagatccggggctaaaGCCCAGgacacccaggcctaacgacgccactgacTGTGCATCtattcttacattttcttttattaagGCAGGAGTGTCATAAGtaagcaaattatttaaacaacaataaacagtatcGTTTGCACTCTTAAAGTGTAACATGATCTGGATTTGATCTCACACCACAACAACATGATGTTTGAGAGTCAGCGAATCAATCATCTGCTCCACTGCTGGACTTACAAcactaaaaaacatttacaaataaatgactaaatatGGTGACCAATAGAGGTCATTCATGTGTAATACATGGGAAGCACTTTTAAATAACTAGGGATGGAGGAAAGCCCTGGTGCCAGTCAGTGGAGATTGACATCTGCAGTCTGCTTTGAAAAAGTTATGGATAAAACAAAGCTTCAGACGTCATTAATCACCTGGTGATCATACATCTGAACGATACATCTCTATGAGACGTCATTAATCACCTGGTGATCATACATCTGAATGATACATCTCTATGAGACGACATTAATCACCTGGTGATCATACATCTGAATGATACATCTCTATGAGACGTCATTAATCACCTGGTGATCATACATCTGAATGATACATCTCTGTGAGACGTCATTAATCACCTGGTGATCATACATCTGAACGATACATCTCTATGAGACGTCATTAATCACCTGGTGATCATACATCTGAATGATACATCTCTATGAGACGACATTAATCACCTGGTGATCATACATCTGAATGATACATCTCTATGAGACGTCATTAATCACCTGGTGATCATACATCTGAATGATACATCTCTGTGAGACGTCATTAATCACCTGGTGATCATACATCTGaatgatacattttaatgagaCGTCATTAATCACCTGGTTATCATACATCTGAATGATACATCTCTATGAGACTTCATTAATCACCTGGTGATCATACATCTGAATGAAACATCTCTATGAGACGTCATTAATCACCTGGTGATCATACATCTGAATGATACATCTCTATGAGAGAAACACCAGagttaaacatttataaatatggTGTATCCAATGTTTGATTTAagatcgcatcgcatcatcttccgcttatccggggccgggtcgcgggggcagcagtctaagcagggatgcccagacttccctctccccagacacttcctccagctcttccggggggacaccgaggcgttcccaggccagccgggagacatagtccctccagcgtgtcctaggtcttccccggggtctcttcccggtgggacgggaccggaacaccttcccaggaaggcgttgcggaggcatccgaaacagatgcccaagccacctcagctgacccctctcgatgtggaggagcagcggctctactctgagctcctcccgagtgaccgagcttctcaccctatctctaagggatcgcccagccaccctgcggagaaagctcatttcggccgcctgtatccgggatcttgtcctttcggtcatgacccaaagctcatgaccataggtgagagtaggaacgtagattgaccggtaaatcgagagcttcgccttgcggctcagctctttcttcaccacgacagaccgatacatcgaccgcattactgcagaagctgcaccgatccgtctgtcaatctcccgttccatccttccctcactcgtgaacaggacccctagatacttaaactcctccacttgaggcaggcactctccaccaacctgaagtgggcaagccacccttttccgactgaggaccatggcctcggatttggaggtactgattttcatccccaccgcttcacactcggctgcaaaccgtccaagtgcatgctgaaggtcctggcttgaaggggccaacacgacaacatcatccgcaaagagcagagacgaaatcgtgtggtccccaaacctgacaccctccggcccctggctgcgcctagaaattctgtccataaaaattacgaacagaaccggtgacaaagggcagccctgccggagtccaacatgcacagggaacaagtctgacttactgccggcaatgcggaccaagctcctgcttcggtcgtacagggacctgacagcccttagcaaaggacccaggaccccatattcccgaagcactctccacaggatgccgcgagggacacagtcgaatgccttctccaaatccacaaaacacatgtggactggttgggcaaactcccatgaaccctccatcaccccgtagagggtatagagttggtccagtgttccacggcctggacgaaaaccacactgttcctcctgaatccgaggttctactatcggccgtattctcctctccagaaccctggcatagactttcccggggaggctgagaagtgtgatccccctatagttggaacacaccctccggtcccccttcttataaagagggaccaccaccccggtctgccatcccagaggcactgtccccgactgccacgcgatgttgcacaggcgtgtcaaccaagacagccccacaacatccagagacttgaggtactcagggcggatctcatccacccccggtgccttgccaccgaggagtttcttaaccacctcggtgacttcagcccgggtgatggacgagtccattGATTTAAGATGtgatattaaaaacagaaaatcaaaTATTCCAGACATAGACATTACAATACAGCGTTGCCAGTGTTTTCAACAAAacgatatgaaaaaataatcACTGGGACCAGTACCGTGCACAGACCTTCTGAGGGCcatgtgttgaaactgaaaatgtgggCAAAGTGTCAGAGTGAGTGTCAATTGGAAGGGGCACGAGGTAGCAAACGGGCAAATGTCAATTTGAAGTGGCACcagtgatatacagtatatacaatagGTTGAAGGTAGAGAGCAAGGTACACCTGTTGATTTAATGgtaaaaatggaaaaaacattctCCCCTGACTACAGGTTCCACTAATATTGTTCAGTGGACAGAAAAAGTGCTTCTATCTCTAATAAGGTTCACTACTGTAATGACCTCTGAACTGGACTCTCCAAAAAGAcggtaaaacagctgcagctcattcagaatgctgctgctagaatgttaaccaggaccaagagaactgAACACATCACttcggttcttaaatcttttcattggcttccagtcagttacagaaaagattttaaagtggtgtttttagtttataaatcactgaatggtttaggccccgaatacatttctgatatgtttgaagaataaaaactgagcagggctcttagatccatgaacacaggtcagctagtagagcccagagtccaaactaaacatgacaaagatgcatttagcagttatgctgcacacaactggaataaactaccagaagatcttagacgtgccgcaaaagtagacatttttaaatccaggttaaaaacatttctcttttcacGCGCCTATGACTgggcacttaaacttaaccacactgtttagccttacagcttttatagcctCATATGTTATTATTCTATTTCCATTTTCTCATtctatattttataattatgatgttgctttgatgttttcatttgagtatttgtttttatgctatttcatttttatatttgtccTTTTccctttataaagcacattgaattactTCTgtatatgaattgtgctatataaataaacttgcttgctcgctaaaatcaattaaattgaaaatggaaaatctaaGGGGTGTAACCtagacaaggaaggtcagtgaacaaaatgcaagaaGTTTTAGAGGTACCTGTCATCTGGATAAGAAGCTATTAAAAGTTTATGTTAATTAAGTTATAGAATTGTAAAATATagataatgaatttggaaaGAATAATAGTTTTACCTAACACCTTATAACGCTATTTTAGATAGTTTTACTATATTATATGTGTGGTTCAGTATAGTCCTCTCCTACATCATTATCAGGGCAATTAGATATTAGATAGTTTTACTATATTAGATGTGTGGTTCAGTATAGTCCTCTCCTACATCATTATCAGGACAATTAGATATTAAATAGTTTTACTATATTAGATGTGTGGTTCAGTATCCTCTCCTACATCATTATCAGGGCAATTAGATATTAGATAGTTTTACTATATTAGATGTGTGGTTCAGTATAGTCCTCTCCTACATCATTATCAGGACAATTAGATATTAGATAGTTTTACTATATTAGATGTGTGGTTCAGTATAGTCCTCTCCTACATCATTATCAGGACAATTAGATATTAAATAGTTTTACTATATTAGATGTGTGGTTCAGTATAGTCCTCTCCTACATCATTATCAGGACAATTTGAT from Esox lucius isolate fEsoLuc1 chromosome 5, fEsoLuc1.pri, whole genome shotgun sequence harbors:
- the LOC117594520 gene encoding putative GPI-anchored protein pfl2, with translation MDPELYDQTTTKLEPSDTSRHLSDTLNLLISTMENTSTSTRSDTLNLLMSSMENTSTSTRSDTLNLLMSSMENTSTSTRSDTLNLLMSSMENTSTSTRSDTLNLLMSSMENTSTSTRSDTLNLLMSSMENTSTSTRSDTLNLLMSTMENTSTSTRSDTLNLLMSSMENTSTSTRSETQTAYIPTHSDQYLIIKLNG